Proteins encoded by one window of Agelaius phoeniceus isolate bAgePho1 chromosome 5, bAgePho1.hap1, whole genome shotgun sequence:
- the EPYC gene encoding epiphycan: MQTFVNVFLGFFIFKSVVAAPISDTIIYDSEFYDIPLGELPHPFAHDENKQSDQVETDIGTKLLSVIQESYSSAPLTEETEDEASTPKLIDGSSAQGSGVLGPQTQDGLPTCLLCTCLGTTVYCDDRELHAVPPLPRKTTYFYSRYNRIKKISRNDFANLNHLKRIDLTANFISDIHKDAFRRLPQLQELVLRDNRIRQLPELPSTLTFIDVSKNRLGCRGIPNEAFKNLDELKHLYITDNNLDHIPLPLPESLQALHLQNNNIQEMHEDTFCKRRDFTYVRRALEDIRLDGNPINLSKTPYAYMCLPRLPVGNLI; the protein is encoded by the exons atgcAGACCTTTGTAAatgtttttttgggattttttatcTTCAAGTCTGTTGTAGCTGCCCCTATCAGTGATACCATAATTTATGATTCTGAGTTCTATGACATACCACTTGGAGAGCTGCCTCATCCTTTTGCCCATGATGAAAACAAGCAGTCTGACCAAGTAGAG ACAGATATTGGGACAAAACTACTGTCTGTAATTCAAGAGAGTTATTCTTCTGCACCATTGACAGAGGAAACTGAGGATGAAGCATCAACACCAAAATTAATTGATGGATCTTCAGCACAGGGGTCAGGGGTTCTTGGACCCCAGACTCAAGATG GTCTTCCCACTTGCCTTTTGTGTACATGCCTAGGGACCACAGTCTACTGTGATGATCGTGAGCTTCATGCTGTTCCACCATTGCCTAGGAAAACCACCTATTTTTATTCCCGCTATAACAGAATCAAGAAGATCAGCAGAAATGACTTTGCTAACTTAA ACCATTTGAAGAGGATTGATTTGACTGCAAACTTCATATCAGATATCCACAAGGATGCCTTCCGAAGATTGCCCCAACTTCAGGAGTTGGTGCTCCGTGACAATAGGATAAGGCAACTCCCTGAGTTACCATCTACCTTAACATTCATTGATGTTAGCAAGAACAGGCTTGGTTGCAGAGGGATACCAAATGAGGCATTTAAA AATCTGGATGAACTGAAGCATCTTTATATCACTGACAATAACTTGGATCACATTCCATTGCCACTCCCTGAAAGCCTCCAAGCTCTTCATCTTCAG AACAACAACATTCAAGAGAtgcatgaagataccttctgcAAAAGGAGAGATTTTACTTATGTGCGTAGGGCTCTTGAAGACATCAGGCTGGATGGCAATCCCATCAACCTGAGCAAAACACCTTATGCTTACATGTGTCTACCCCGTTTGCCAGTTGGTAACCTCATCTAA